A region of Piscinibacter gummiphilus DNA encodes the following proteins:
- the efp gene encoding elongation factor P: MKIAQEIRAGNVIMHGKDPMVVLKTEYSRGGRNAATVRMKLKSLLNNSGTEVVFKADDKMDQIILEKKECTYSYFADPMYAFMDAEYNQFEVESENMGDAIQYLEDQMPVEVVFYDGKAISVELPTSLIREVTYTEPAVKGDTSGKVLKPAKLATGFEISVPLFVETGDKIEIDTRTHEYRKRV; this comes from the coding sequence ATGAAGATCGCACAGGAAATTCGCGCCGGCAACGTCATCATGCACGGCAAGGACCCCATGGTCGTGCTGAAGACGGAATACAGCCGCGGTGGCCGCAATGCCGCCACGGTGCGCATGAAACTCAAGAGCCTGCTGAACAACTCCGGCACCGAAGTCGTCTTCAAGGCCGACGACAAGATGGACCAGATCATCCTCGAGAAGAAGGAGTGCACCTACTCCTACTTCGCCGACCCGATGTACGCGTTCATGGACGCCGAGTACAACCAGTTCGAGGTCGAGTCCGAGAACATGGGCGATGCCATCCAGTACCTCGAAGACCAGATGCCGGTCGAAGTGGTGTTCTACGACGGCAAGGCCATCTCGGTCGAACTGCCCACCAGCCTGATCCGCGAAGTCACCTACACCGAACCCGCGGTCAAGGGCGACACGTCGGGCAAGGTGCTGAAGCCCGCCAAGCTGGCCACCGGCTTCGAGATCTCGGTGCCGCTGTTCGTGGAAACCGGCGACAAGATCGAAATCGACACCCGCACGCACGAGTACCGCAAGCGCGTCTGA
- a CDS encoding 3-oxoacid CoA-transferase subunit B — protein sequence MDAQTIIARRIALELKEGMLVNLGIGIPTLVANYVPPGMHVYFQSENGLIGTGPVPDVDLVQARLTDAGGRPVTAIPGASTFDSSISFGLIRGGHVDMTVLGGLQVDAQGRLANWMIPGKMVPGMGGAMDLVTGAKRVVVAMQHTAKGAPKIVERCALPLTSARPIDLIVTELAVIAQEGGRLRLLETAPGVSVEQVLAATEATLEVAENVRAMALG from the coding sequence ATGGATGCCCAGACGATCATCGCGCGGCGCATCGCCCTCGAACTGAAGGAAGGCATGCTGGTCAACCTCGGCATCGGCATCCCGACGCTCGTCGCGAACTACGTGCCGCCCGGCATGCACGTGTACTTCCAATCCGAGAACGGGCTGATCGGCACCGGCCCGGTCCCCGACGTCGACCTCGTGCAGGCCCGCCTCACCGACGCCGGTGGCCGCCCCGTCACCGCCATCCCCGGCGCCAGCACCTTCGACAGTTCGATCTCCTTCGGCCTCATCCGCGGCGGCCACGTCGACATGACCGTGCTCGGCGGCCTGCAGGTGGACGCACAGGGCCGGCTGGCCAACTGGATGATTCCCGGGAAGATGGTGCCCGGCATGGGCGGCGCGATGGACCTCGTCACCGGCGCCAAGCGCGTGGTGGTCGCGATGCAGCACACCGCGAAGGGTGCGCCCAAGATCGTCGAGCGCTGTGCCCTGCCCCTCACGTCGGCCCGCCCCATCGACCTGATCGTCACGGAGCTGGCCGTCATCGCCCAGGAAGGCGGGCGGCTGCGGCTGCTGGAAACGGCGCCGGGGGTCAGCGTCGAGCAGGTACTGGCGGCGACCGAGGCGACGCTGGAGGTCGCCGAAAACGTCCGCGCGATGGCGCTCGGCTGA
- a CDS encoding CoA transferase subunit A, with protein sequence MRTTKVEEAAALVPDGATVMVGGFMGVGSPEGLIDELVRQGRRDLTVIANDSAQPGVGIGKLVTAGALRRLIASHIGLNPETQQLMNSGKLQVDLVPQGTLIERIRAAGHGLGGVLTPTGVGTLVEEGKQKIEVDGRPYLLETALHADFALVQAFMADYLGNLVYALTARNFNPVIAMAGQTVIAEVEQIVPVGMISPDHVVTPAVLVDYLVGRC encoded by the coding sequence ATGCGCACGACGAAGGTGGAGGAAGCCGCCGCCCTGGTCCCCGACGGGGCGACCGTGATGGTGGGCGGTTTCATGGGAGTCGGTTCCCCCGAGGGCCTGATCGACGAACTGGTGCGCCAGGGCCGGCGCGACCTCACGGTGATCGCCAACGACTCGGCCCAGCCCGGCGTGGGCATCGGCAAGCTGGTCACCGCCGGCGCGCTGCGCCGGCTGATCGCGAGCCACATCGGCCTGAATCCCGAAACGCAGCAGCTGATGAACAGCGGCAAGCTGCAGGTGGACCTCGTGCCGCAGGGCACGCTCATCGAACGCATCCGCGCGGCGGGCCACGGGCTCGGCGGCGTGCTCACCCCCACCGGCGTGGGCACCCTCGTCGAGGAGGGCAAGCAGAAGATCGAGGTCGACGGCCGCCCCTACCTGCTCGAGACCGCGCTGCACGCCGACTTCGCCCTGGTGCAGGCCTTCATGGCCGACTACCTCGGCAACCTCGTCTACGCGCTGACCGCGCGCAACTTCAACCCCGTGATCGCGATGGCCGGCCAGACCGTGATCGCCGAGGTCGAGCAGATCGTGCCGGTCGGCATGATCTCGCCCGACCACGTGGTCACGCCCGCGGTGCTCGTCGACTACCTGGTGGGGAGGTGCTGA
- a CDS encoding DMT family transporter has product MSSSAGSWLVRAMPAVFIPVWSTGFIVARYGMPHAPPLAFLSLRYALSVLCFLVWIAWARPAWPRDRAQWGHLAATGILMHAGYLGGVWAAVRFGMGAGTIALLVGLQPVLTAVWLSRQGESHRVSPRQWAGLVLGLVGLLLVVWHKLGAGEVTAWNLALALAALLSITAGTLYQKRHVQPCDVRTANAIQLCAALVVTLPFVPFEAGAIDLHPHLLGAMAWSVVGLTVGGSSLLYLLIQRGAATQVTSLMYLVPPCTALMAWALFGEPLTAVMLCGMVLIAAAVALVVRAPARGPDTSA; this is encoded by the coding sequence ATGTCCTCGTCCGCCGGGTCCTGGCTCGTCCGCGCGATGCCCGCGGTGTTCATCCCGGTGTGGAGCACGGGGTTCATCGTGGCGCGCTACGGCATGCCGCATGCGCCGCCGCTCGCGTTCCTGAGCCTGCGCTACGCGCTGTCGGTCCTGTGTTTCCTCGTGTGGATCGCCTGGGCCCGTCCGGCCTGGCCGCGCGACCGCGCGCAGTGGGGCCACCTTGCCGCCACCGGCATCCTGATGCATGCGGGCTACCTCGGCGGCGTGTGGGCCGCGGTGCGGTTCGGCATGGGGGCGGGCACCATCGCGCTGCTCGTGGGCCTGCAGCCGGTGCTCACCGCGGTGTGGCTGAGCCGGCAGGGTGAATCGCACCGGGTCTCACCGCGGCAGTGGGCCGGCCTCGTGCTCGGCCTCGTGGGCCTGCTGCTCGTGGTGTGGCACAAGCTCGGCGCGGGTGAGGTGACGGCGTGGAACCTGGCGCTCGCGCTGGCCGCGCTGCTGTCCATCACCGCGGGCACGCTCTACCAGAAGCGGCATGTGCAACCGTGCGATGTGCGTACCGCGAATGCGATCCAGCTGTGTGCGGCCCTCGTGGTCACGTTGCCGTTCGTGCCGTTCGAGGCCGGTGCGATCGACCTGCACCCGCACCTCCTCGGTGCGATGGCGTGGTCGGTGGTGGGCCTCACGGTGGGCGGCAGTTCGCTGCTCTACCTGCTGATCCAGCGTGGCGCGGCGACGCAGGTCACGAGCCTCATGTACCTCGTGCCGCCGTGCACCGCGCTGATGGCGTGGGCGCTGTTCGGGGAACCCCTGACGGCCGTGATGCTGTGCGGCATGGTGCTGATCGCCGCGGCCGTGGCGCTCGTGGTGAGGGCGCCGGCGAGAGGGCCGGACACCTCCGCGTGA
- the pgsA gene encoding CDP-diacylglycerol--glycerol-3-phosphate 3-phosphatidyltransferase, whose protein sequence is MFFNLPTLLTWARIVAIPLIVGVFYLEMLSEPVRNITATILFVVFALTDWADGYLARRMKLTSSFGAFLDPVADKFLVCAALLVLVHLGRVHALVALIIIGREIAISALREWMAQIGASRSVAVHMVGKLKTAVQMTAIPFLLYHGTLFGVIDTQLWGSVLIWISAVLTIWSMVYYLQKALPEIRDKAR, encoded by the coding sequence ATGTTTTTCAATCTTCCCACCCTGTTGACCTGGGCGCGCATCGTCGCCATTCCGCTGATCGTCGGGGTGTTCTACCTGGAGATGCTGTCGGAGCCCGTCCGCAACATCACCGCCACGATCCTCTTCGTCGTGTTCGCATTGACCGACTGGGCCGATGGCTACCTCGCCCGGCGCATGAAGCTCACGTCGTCGTTCGGCGCGTTCCTCGATCCGGTCGCGGACAAGTTCCTCGTGTGCGCGGCGTTGCTGGTGCTCGTGCACCTGGGGCGCGTGCATGCGCTCGTCGCGCTGATCATCATCGGCCGCGAGATCGCCATCTCCGCGCTGCGGGAGTGGATGGCCCAGATCGGCGCATCGCGCAGCGTGGCCGTGCACATGGTGGGCAAGCTCAAGACCGCGGTGCAGATGACGGCCATCCCGTTCCTGCTGTACCACGGCACGCTGTTCGGCGTGATCGATACGCAGTTGTGGGGATCGGTACTGATCTGGATCTCCGCGGTGCTGACGATCTGGTCGATGGTGTACTACCTGCAGAAGGCGCTGCCGGAGATCCGCGACAAGGCCCGCTGA
- a CDS encoding DUF3606 domain-containing protein, with product MPELAPDTGGRHHERIRVIDDEAVHRWAARLGVTPDDVRAAVKAAGDLVVDVQEYLHSHHASNGSDH from the coding sequence ATGCCAGAACTCGCCCCTGACACCGGTGGCCGACATCACGAGCGCATCCGCGTGATCGACGACGAGGCGGTGCACCGCTGGGCCGCCCGGCTCGGCGTCACCCCCGACGATGTCCGTGCCGCGGTCAAGGCGGCCGGCGATCTCGTGGTGGACGTGCAGGAGTACCTGCACTCGCACCACGCCAGCAACGGCAGCGACCACTGA
- the uvrC gene encoding excinuclease ABC subunit UvrC produces MTEPNDLPASDDPALDPARRQLLGDVAALPGLPGVYRYFDAQDHVLYVGKARDLKKRVSSYFQKNHGGTRIGHMVSKIVRMETTVVRSEAEALLLENNLIKTLNPRYNILFRDDKSYPYLKIASHDFPRMAYYRGSVDRRHRYFGPYPSAWAVKESIQLLQKVFRLRTCEDTVFNNRTRPCLLYQIKRCTGPCVDFISKEDYARDVANAERFLLGDQAEVMEQLQAQMMEHAEAMAYEKAAEIRDQLSALSLVLHQQSVEDNRGGDTKDADILAVKVQGGRACVNLAMVRGGRHLGDRPYFPTHVEDATAMSAEEMAGRETQPAPEVQVLEAFIAQHYLDSSVPPLLVLSHGVDKALIEALSDQSGIKVTAQTMPREPRRAWLDMCIKGADLKLTRLLSEEGSQQARTRALVDALDLEAENLDTFRIECFDISHTAGEATQASCVVFEGHKMQSSQYRRYNIEGITGGDDYAAMRQVLTRRYSKMVAAVEAGTGRMPDLVLVDGGKGQVSMAREVFAELGIDLRLIVGVEKGEGRKVGLEELVFADGRDKVYLGHDSAALMLVAQIRDEAHRFAITGMRAKRASVRTSGSRLEDIAGVGPKKRAKLLQRFGGVKGVGDASVEDLLSVDGISRDLAEEIYRALH; encoded by the coding sequence ATGACCGAACCGAACGACCTCCCGGCATCCGACGATCCGGCCCTCGACCCCGCGCGTCGCCAGCTGCTGGGCGACGTGGCCGCGCTGCCGGGCCTTCCCGGCGTCTACCGCTACTTCGACGCGCAGGACCACGTGCTGTACGTGGGCAAGGCGCGCGACCTGAAGAAGCGCGTGTCGAGCTACTTCCAGAAGAACCATGGCGGCACGCGCATCGGCCACATGGTGAGCAAGATCGTGCGGATGGAAACGACGGTCGTGCGTTCCGAGGCGGAAGCGCTGCTGCTCGAGAACAACCTGATCAAGACGCTCAACCCGCGCTACAACATCCTGTTCCGCGACGACAAGAGCTACCCGTACCTGAAGATCGCGTCGCACGACTTCCCGCGCATGGCGTACTACCGCGGTTCGGTGGACCGCCGCCACCGCTACTTCGGCCCGTACCCCAGCGCGTGGGCGGTGAAGGAGTCCATCCAGCTGCTTCAGAAGGTGTTCCGGCTGCGCACGTGCGAGGACACGGTCTTCAACAACCGCACGCGCCCGTGCCTGCTGTACCAGATCAAGCGCTGCACCGGCCCGTGCGTGGACTTCATCTCGAAGGAGGACTACGCCCGCGACGTCGCGAACGCCGAACGCTTCCTGCTGGGCGACCAGGCCGAGGTGATGGAGCAGCTGCAGGCGCAGATGATGGAACACGCCGAGGCCATGGCCTACGAGAAGGCGGCCGAGATCCGCGACCAGCTCTCGGCGCTGTCCCTCGTGCTGCACCAGCAGTCGGTCGAGGACAACCGGGGCGGCGACACGAAGGACGCCGACATCCTGGCCGTGAAGGTGCAGGGCGGTCGCGCCTGCGTGAACCTCGCGATGGTGCGCGGTGGGCGCCACCTCGGCGACCGGCCGTACTTCCCCACGCATGTGGAGGACGCCACCGCGATGTCCGCCGAGGAGATGGCGGGCCGCGAGACCCAGCCGGCACCCGAGGTGCAGGTGCTCGAGGCCTTCATCGCGCAGCACTACCTCGACAGCTCGGTGCCGCCGCTGCTCGTGTTGAGCCATGGGGTCGACAAGGCGCTGATCGAGGCGCTGTCGGACCAGAGCGGCATCAAGGTCACGGCGCAGACCATGCCGCGTGAGCCGCGCCGCGCGTGGCTCGACATGTGCATCAAGGGCGCCGACCTGAAGCTCACCCGGCTGCTGTCGGAGGAGGGCTCGCAGCAGGCGCGCACGCGCGCGCTGGTGGACGCGCTCGACCTCGAGGCCGAGAACCTCGACACCTTTCGCATCGAGTGTTTCGACATCAGCCATACCGCCGGCGAGGCGACGCAGGCATCGTGCGTGGTCTTCGAGGGCCACAAGATGCAGAGCAGCCAGTACCGCCGCTACAACATCGAGGGCATCACGGGCGGCGACGACTACGCCGCGATGCGCCAGGTGCTCACGCGCCGCTACAGCAAGATGGTGGCGGCCGTGGAGGCCGGCACCGGCCGGATGCCCGACCTGGTGCTGGTCGACGGTGGCAAGGGGCAGGTCAGCATGGCGCGCGAGGTGTTCGCCGAGCTGGGCATCGACCTGCGCCTGATCGTCGGGGTGGAGAAGGGCGAGGGCCGCAAGGTGGGCCTGGAGGAACTGGTGTTCGCCGACGGGCGCGACAAGGTGTACCTGGGCCACGATTCGGCCGCGTTGATGCTCGTGGCGCAGATCCGCGACGAGGCGCACCGCTTCGCCATCACCGGCATGCGGGCGAAGCGCGCCAGCGTGCGCACGAGCGGCAGCCGGCTGGAGGACATCGCGGGCGTGGGGCCGAAGAAGCGTGCGAAGCTGCTGCAGCGTTTCGGCGGCGTGAAGGGGGTGGGGGACGCGAGCGTCGAGGACCTGCTCAGCGTCGATGGCATTTCGAGGGACCTGGCGGAGGAGATCTACCGTGCGTTGCATTGA
- a CDS encoding HU family DNA-binding protein: MNKSELIEHIAKQADISKAAATRALEALIGGVKSTLKKNNSVSLVGFGTFSVTKRAARAGRNPRTGAAIKIKAAKVPKFRPGKALKDALN, encoded by the coding sequence GTGAACAAATCCGAATTGATTGAGCACATTGCCAAGCAAGCCGACATTTCGAAAGCTGCGGCAACGCGCGCGCTGGAAGCCCTGATCGGTGGTGTGAAATCAACACTCAAGAAAAACAACAGCGTCTCGCTGGTGGGTTTCGGAACCTTCAGCGTCACGAAGCGCGCCGCGCGCGCCGGCCGCAACCCGCGCACGGGTGCCGCCATCAAGATCAAGGCAGCCAAGGTGCCGAAGTTCCGTCCGGGCAAGGCCCTCAAGGACGCGCTGAACTGA
- the earP gene encoding elongation factor P maturation arginine rhamnosyltransferase EarP, with translation MGLHWDVFCRVIDNHGDIGVCWRLAADLASRGDTVRLWTDDASALAWMAPGGAPGVTVRPWPAEPDPGEPGDVVVEAFGCELPDGFVAAMAARPTPPVWINLEYLSAEDYVERSHRLQSPRMRDPGRGLVKWFYYPGFTAATGGLLREPPLAAERERFDRAAWLASEGIAVRPGERLASVFCYPNPALAELPARLADRPTLLLLTPGIRLEGPLPDGVRTHALPWLPQPGYDRLLWSCDLNFVRGEDSFVRAQWAGRPFVWHIYPQDDGAHVEKLQAFLDRFLAGADEATAAGVRAWWAGWNGLAPLPATLPSLAGWGARCESWRSGLEAREDLVTGLRQFAIESS, from the coding sequence ATGGGCCTGCATTGGGATGTGTTCTGCCGCGTCATCGACAACCATGGAGACATCGGCGTCTGCTGGCGGCTGGCCGCCGACCTCGCGTCCCGCGGCGACACCGTGCGGCTGTGGACCGACGACGCGTCCGCCCTCGCGTGGATGGCCCCCGGTGGCGCACCCGGCGTGACGGTGCGGCCGTGGCCCGCCGAGCCCGACCCGGGTGAACCCGGCGACGTGGTCGTCGAGGCCTTCGGCTGCGAACTGCCCGACGGCTTCGTGGCCGCGATGGCCGCGCGCCCCACGCCTCCCGTGTGGATCAACCTCGAATACCTGAGCGCCGAGGACTACGTCGAACGTTCGCACCGACTGCAGTCGCCCCGCATGCGCGACCCCGGCCGCGGCCTCGTCAAGTGGTTCTACTACCCCGGCTTCACTGCGGCCACCGGCGGATTGCTGCGGGAACCGCCGCTGGCCGCCGAGCGCGAGCGGTTCGACCGCGCCGCGTGGCTCGCATCCGAGGGCATCGCCGTGCGCCCGGGCGAGCGCCTGGCCAGTGTCTTCTGCTACCCGAACCCGGCCCTGGCCGAACTGCCCGCGCGGCTGGCCGACCGGCCGACGCTGCTGCTGCTCACGCCGGGCATCCGCCTCGAGGGCCCGTTGCCCGACGGCGTGCGCACCCACGCCCTGCCCTGGCTGCCCCAGCCCGGCTACGACCGCCTGCTGTGGTCGTGCGACCTGAACTTCGTGCGGGGCGAGGATTCCTTCGTGCGGGCCCAGTGGGCGGGCAGGCCCTTCGTGTGGCACATCTACCCGCAGGACGACGGCGCCCACGTCGAGAAGCTGCAGGCCTTCCTGGACCGGTTCCTCGCCGGCGCCGACGAGGCGACCGCGGCCGGCGTGCGTGCCTGGTGGGCCGGCTGGAACGGCCTCGCGCCCCTGCCGGCCACGTTGCCATCCCTGGCGGGCTGGGGCGCCCGGTGCGAAAGTTGGCGCTCGGGCCTGGAGGCCCGCGAGGACCTCGTCACGGGTTTGCGCCAATTCGCCATCGAATCGAGCTAA
- the mnmC gene encoding FAD-dependent 5-carboxymethylaminomethyl-2-thiouridine(34) oxidoreductase MnmC, giving the protein MAHDSALDLLPARWAGHDRFTVLLDTFGRGEGFAALWAAWRADPARCGTLHVVAQGPVDDAALRATCAAHGLPATWPGEWPPATPDFHTLVREGGRVRLLLALGEPRRFWRELVARVDAFQLESPDLDPVGLPKALVRLSAPEATVSSPGAAPAFRAALRSRGFVLADDPQAAVTAQYRPAFTPSRAPVRQVAAASTGKHALIVGAGLAGASTALALARQGWRCTLIDRHAEPATEASGNPAGLFHGIVTADDGPHARFNRAASFEAHRAVSRAIEADGRLGGAQGLIRLEDAATPVASMRALLARLGLGPGYVQALDTDAASATTGIALHQPAWFYPNGGWVRPGHLVRWMLAEAGERCEFRGGIDARRIERSGNRWRVFDADDTVVAESEVLVIANAIDALRLLGGPAWPLQPVRGQISTADAALAGTLPAVPIAGGGYVMPPVDGRAVFGATAQAGDPDPALRDEDHAHNLAQLARLLGHGVPLAPGALDGRTAWRCVSDDRLPLIGEVPDVAMGAGDAAPTLDQVRFVPRRQGLFVFTGLGSRGITWSTLGGEVLAAAIAGAPSPLPSSLLDAVDPARFFTRAARRAAAPGAGGQPAD; this is encoded by the coding sequence ATGGCCCACGACTCCGCCCTCGACCTGCTGCCCGCCCGCTGGGCCGGCCACGACCGCTTCACCGTGCTGCTCGACACGTTCGGGCGCGGCGAGGGTTTCGCCGCGCTGTGGGCGGCCTGGCGCGCGGATCCCGCGCGTTGCGGCACGCTGCACGTGGTCGCGCAGGGCCCCGTCGACGACGCGGCCCTGCGGGCGACGTGCGCGGCGCACGGCCTGCCGGCCACCTGGCCCGGCGAATGGCCCCCGGCCACGCCGGACTTCCACACCCTCGTGCGGGAGGGCGGGCGCGTGCGGCTGCTGCTCGCGCTCGGCGAACCGCGCCGCTTCTGGCGTGAACTCGTCGCGCGGGTCGATGCCTTCCAGCTCGAGTCGCCCGACCTCGACCCGGTGGGCCTGCCGAAGGCGCTGGTGCGGCTCTCGGCCCCCGAGGCCACGGTGAGCTCCCCCGGCGCCGCGCCGGCCTTCCGCGCCGCGTTGCGCTCGCGGGGCTTCGTGTTGGCCGACGATCCGCAGGCCGCCGTCACGGCGCAGTACCGCCCGGCTTTCACGCCCAGCCGCGCACCGGTGCGCCAGGTGGCCGCCGCGTCGACCGGGAAACACGCGCTGATCGTCGGCGCGGGCCTGGCCGGTGCTTCCACGGCCCTCGCGCTCGCCCGTCAGGGCTGGCGCTGCACGCTGATCGACCGGCACGCCGAACCCGCCACCGAGGCCTCGGGCAATCCCGCCGGGCTCTTCCACGGCATCGTCACCGCCGACGACGGGCCACACGCACGGTTCAATCGCGCCGCGTCCTTCGAGGCGCACCGTGCGGTGTCACGGGCCATCGAGGCCGACGGCCGCCTCGGCGGTGCGCAGGGCCTGATCCGTCTGGAGGACGCCGCCACGCCGGTTGCATCGATGCGGGCCCTGCTCGCCCGCCTCGGGCTCGGTCCCGGCTACGTGCAGGCGCTGGACACGGACGCCGCGAGCGCCACCACAGGCATCGCACTCCACCAGCCCGCGTGGTTCTACCCGAACGGCGGCTGGGTGCGGCCGGGCCACCTCGTGCGCTGGATGCTGGCCGAGGCCGGTGAGCGGTGCGAGTTCCGCGGCGGCATCGATGCCCGGCGCATCGAACGCAGCGGCAACCGCTGGCGCGTGTTCGATGCCGACGACACCGTCGTCGCCGAGTCGGAGGTGCTGGTGATCGCCAACGCCATCGACGCGCTGCGCCTGCTGGGCGGCCCCGCCTGGCCGCTGCAGCCGGTGCGGGGACAGATCAGCACCGCGGACGCGGCCCTCGCGGGCACGCTGCCCGCCGTGCCCATCGCGGGCGGTGGCTACGTGATGCCGCCCGTGGACGGCCGCGCGGTGTTCGGCGCCACGGCGCAGGCCGGCGACCCCGATCCCGCGCTGCGCGACGAGGACCACGCCCACAACCTCGCCCAGCTCGCCCGGCTGCTGGGCCATGGGGTGCCGCTGGCACCCGGGGCGCTCGACGGCCGCACCGCCTGGCGCTGCGTGAGCGACGACCGCCTGCCATTGATCGGAGAGGTGCCCGACGTGGCGATGGGCGCGGGCGACGCGGCGCCCACCCTGGATCAGGTGCGCTTCGTGCCCCGTCGCCAGGGCTTGTTCGTGTTCACGGGGTTGGGCTCGCGTGGCATCACGTGGAGCACGCTCGGCGGCGAGGTGCTCGCGGCCGCCATCGCTGGGGCGCCCTCTCCGCTGCCGTCCAGCCTGCTCGACGCGGTGGATCCGGCGCGATTCTTCACCCGGGCCGCGCGGCGCGCGGCGGCTCCGGGCGCGGGCGGTCAGCCCGCGGACTGA
- a CDS encoding SurA N-terminal domain-containing protein gives MFETIRSYSRVLMYVLVPLIIGSFVLVGVDSYFNLRDGANHAVAKVDGHDIKQSEWDAWFRQQIEQFRAQAPNVDLRMLETPEMKRQALDELVRERVMRAAADKGGYNTSDERLLAFYRNDPQFAPFRGPDGTIDRARLEMAVAAQGMSVKGLEQRMREMLALRQVTLGLTGSVTAPDATTSTALDALFQQREAQVERFDAKAYATKVNPTDADIEAYYKDAAHQAQFRSIEQADIEYVVLDLDAVKKGITVSEDDLKKYYTENVKRYTVAEERKVRHILIKAGTSAPEAERTAARTKAEALQAELVKAPATFADVARKNSQDAGTAERGGDVDAFIAKGDTDPAYETALFALKPNEVSPVVVTPEGFYILQLQAVKGGDVRSFESVRAEIEDEVKKQLAQSRYAEAANEFTNTVYEQSDSLKPVAEKLKLEVKTAKGVLRTPQQGADGPLASAKLLEAVFSSDSLQNKRNTEAVETKANQLTAARVTAYHPAAVRPLAEVRDQVKARLVAQQAAALARKEGEARLAAAKAAPATAFDKPAVTLSRAKPGDLPRDVVDATLKAPSASLPAVVGVDLGDQGYAVVRITKVLGRDPVVADPKQASAQYAQAWGAAESDAYYEALKSRFKVKVMAPAATAEEKTTDTVASK, from the coding sequence ATGTTCGAAACCATCCGCTCCTATTCGCGCGTACTGATGTATGTGCTCGTGCCGCTGATCATCGGCTCGTTCGTCCTGGTCGGTGTCGACAGCTACTTCAACCTGCGTGACGGGGCGAACCACGCGGTGGCGAAGGTCGACGGCCACGACATCAAGCAGAGCGAATGGGACGCGTGGTTCCGCCAGCAGATCGAGCAGTTCCGCGCCCAGGCTCCGAACGTCGACCTGCGCATGCTGGAAACGCCCGAGATGAAGCGCCAGGCCCTCGACGAGCTGGTGCGCGAGCGCGTGATGCGCGCGGCGGCCGACAAGGGCGGCTACAACACGAGCGACGAGCGCCTGCTGGCCTTCTACCGCAACGACCCGCAGTTCGCGCCGTTCCGCGGCCCGGACGGCACCATCGACCGCGCCCGCCTCGAGATGGCCGTGGCCGCGCAAGGCATGTCCGTGAAGGGCCTCGAGCAGCGCATGCGCGAGATGCTGGCGCTGCGCCAGGTCACGCTGGGCCTCACCGGTTCGGTCACCGCACCCGACGCCACCACGTCCACCGCCCTCGACGCGCTGTTCCAGCAGCGCGAGGCGCAGGTCGAGCGCTTCGATGCCAAGGCCTATGCCACGAAGGTGAACCCCACCGACGCCGACATCGAGGCCTACTACAAGGACGCCGCCCACCAGGCCCAGTTCCGCTCCATCGAACAGGCCGACATCGAATACGTCGTGCTCGACCTCGACGCGGTGAAGAAGGGCATCACGGTCTCCGAAGACGACCTGAAGAAGTACTACACCGAGAACGTCAAGCGCTACACCGTGGCCGAGGAACGCAAGGTGCGCCACATCCTGATCAAGGCCGGCACGTCCGCGCCCGAGGCCGAGCGCACCGCCGCCCGCACGAAGGCCGAGGCCCTGCAGGCCGAGCTCGTGAAGGCGCCGGCCACGTTCGCCGACGTGGCGCGCAAGAACTCGCAGGACGCCGGCACGGCCGAACGCGGCGGTGACGTCGATGCCTTCATCGCGAAGGGCGACACCGACCCGGCCTACGAGACGGCGCTCTTCGCGCTCAAGCCCAACGAGGTCAGCCCGGTGGTCGTCACGCCCGAAGGCTTCTACATCCTGCAGCTGCAGGCCGTGAAGGGCGGCGACGTCCGCAGCTTCGAATCGGTCCGTGCCGAAATCGAAGACGAAGTGAAGAAGCAACTGGCCCAGTCCCGCTACGCCGAGGCGGCCAACGAGTTCACGAACACCGTCTACGAACAGTCCGACAGCCTGAAGCCCGTGGCCGAGAAGCTCAAGCTCGAGGTCAAGACCGCCAAGGGCGTGCTGCGTACGCCGCAGCAGGGCGCCGACGGCCCGCTCGCCTCGGCCAAGCTGCTGGAGGCGGTGTTCTCGTCCGACTCGCTGCAGAACAAGCGCAACACCGAAGCTGTCGAGACGAAGGCCAACCAGCTCACCGCCGCCCGCGTCACCGCCTACCATCCGGCCGCCGTGCGCCCGCTCGCCGAAGTGCGTGACCAGGTGAAGGCCCGCCTCGTGGCCCAGCAGGCCGCGGCGCTCGCCCGCAAGGAAGGCGAGGCCCGCCTCGCCGCCGCGAAGGCCGCACCGGCCACCGCGTTCGACAAGCCCGCCGTGACCCTGTCGCGCGCCAAGCCGGGCGACCTGCCGCGCGACGTGGTCGACGCCACGCTGAAGGCACCGTCCGCCTCGCTGCCGGCGGTGGTGGGCGTGGACCTCGGCGACCAGGGCTATGCCGTGGTGCGCATCACCAAGGTGCTGGGCCGCGACCCGGTCGTGGCCGACCCGAAACAGGCGAGCGCCCAGTACGCGCAGGCCTGGGGCGCGGCCGAGTCCGATGCCTACTACGAAGCCCTCAAGTCGCGCTTCAAGGTGAAGGTGATGGCCCCGGCTGCCACCGCCGAAGAAAAAACCACGGACACCGTCGCGTCGAAGTGA